The Brienomyrus brachyistius isolate T26 unplaced genomic scaffold, BBRACH_0.4 scaffold48, whole genome shotgun sequence DNA segment tcacctatgtcttactcactgggggctttgggtggggatgctgtaaagcgctttgagacaatgtattgttgggataacgcgtcatacaaaaataaatttgttgtttttctgttttaaaaccaaatgggaaaaccgtaaaatcacctttttttgtttcttttctatgagtaaattcagatctaacagataccagagatgtaagatacagcctaatgtgaactttatcttaattttacaacattaacagtcccagtcataagcttggaaacacccacccttagaatggtgtatttttgtaatattttctacattttagaataaaatatgaagcctgattttttgttttctgcttttcgctttttccccttctgacagaaaaaccaaaaaacgctgctgttgtttagtttttctgatttcgttttggactggaaaacccaaggacaaacgatacatggactttttgcatttgtttggctttaatgtgtttgatataaacctagagttgagaacctacagatgtgtgtgtttgtatgagtaatccatccatccatccatccatccattttccaaaccgcttatcctactgggttgcggggggtccggagcctatcccggaagcaatgggcatgagtcaaggaacaacccaggatgtgggaccagcccatcgcagggcacactcacacaccattcactcacacatgcacacctatgggcaatttaccaactccaattagcctcagcatgtttttgggctgtggggggaaaccggagtacccggaggaaaccccacgacgacatggggagaacatgcaaactccacacacatgtgacccaggcggagactcgaacctgggtcccagaggtgtgaggcaacagtgcttaccactgcaggaccatgctgcctgttgtatgagtaatataatgtaaaaattaaattctattttatgtccagtacaaaaggcaagcatatcatacaggtaaaacacccacatttaaaaaatgttttcatgaaagtctgtaacagtagagtgaaggaactgaccagtggctgggctactgatatatggtatgatgatgaccattgaatgtttctcaactttttaaccctaaaaaaacacaccacttccagagatgatatatatatatatatattatttatttaaaatgtaatgtttcctgggggctggggaggacacctgcaggagagagacagatattgatcatgtaaacatccttcagcagtgcagtagtcatacttcacattttttttttggggggattgttaggggggggggcacatgcagccatggtacctaagctctgctcaagtgagatctgtgttacagggaaaggtccatagaccttgcttatatgctgctgttccacagacttccagtaggggctccatgtgaggaaagagcgagggctatgctctctctcaagtacacacagagtcacagagtaggtcaaagaagcgaaaacaaagtaccatacctgagttgttgtcactgaacacaaagtcccggtttgctccaaactacaggtgagaaaggccctcctctaaattggcctctctcatgcgggacgggggccgtaaggtggcgtggacctcaggagcagcgtgcagcagtatgagcagccatgcctgtgccagcagcaccactgcctgtacccggttgtcccatgttggggacaggccaagcgccgcgttgccatacaggcagaaggtgatccaggccacccacagcaggactgaggccaggcaggtgatgagcagccacgcggtcctgcacctccaccgtggctgctgcctccacagactgcaggccgcccccaccagtgctgccaggagcaggaccagcacaTAAGTGGTGGCCAGCGCAAAGTCCAGCGGCTGGTATTCACAGGCTGGCTGGCATGTGGACATCGTGGCTAGAAGGATCCACTCCGGATCCAACACGGCCAAGGCCACCGCCAGCCCCATCAGTTGACCTGTGCTGGGGCTATGAGCACCTTGTCCCAACCGGCGCAGTCGCAGACCATGAAACACGAGGCATGTGTTGCAGATAgcaagcaacacccccctcaggacacgccgggcgaagcagaggctctcttgctgctcagcgatgtatcccaggctgaggccacaaagcccaaatatggctgcgagcagcaggagtagcggcgccaccccgctgcgctcctcagcctctgtgatcttccgcaggcgacacagtaccaccaggagcaggatcagcgaggcgagggccgccgccgctgccgccaccaccaccaccaagcacCACACCGTATCCAGCTCACACAAGGCCGTGTAGGGCCTTGTCAGGATGGAGCCGGATCCGCAAGGCGAAGCTTCGTCCCAtgaagagctgccccccaccagggacaggacgaggaaggtgaagagattgatagagggagccatcactggcagggagagagaaaggaatcatttaatgggttgaagaagtattagtccattaaaagcaatgtagcctgctgctgtgcaggacacatcacaggcgacacgctgagcatgctgacagctgagcaatggacttctgcagtgtgagactacatgcactttcttaaaaagcagtaatcaatgccatgtcaaccagctgaacaacttcacaagtaaatcggcacattatataggccaccatcgttataaaaaataattattatttaaattcaggggtctcaaacaaattactgtatatggccggccgatatcagagaaaaattaaaaccatgtaatgtcattccagcgcaATTGACACCCGCCAGTCTGCATGTTTTGCGGTCAGGAGTTTAGCATCTCCCagtgttttttttagtttaagacctttgatctaagtgaagtatacattttgaaggggaggccttaccttcactgtcaatgtctttcagcttcacttgctcttacaacacgtacgatgcactcacgaatcgtttgtgtttgcttctcccttatcaaacagattatttataagcggtgcatcatgacgtagtactgcattttttacgtaatggaacgctaacgttctaaatagggtgggggcagggagggggcattaagtgtcatcctttttgtgtttacttttgaaaaattgagatataacctttaaaaagcacggatataatgtaagaaacttttaaaaaaataaatacaaataaaaacgagcaaatgcattcaatctcatttcttgtagctagtgctggaaactttggtggacaccaataacgatatatttttgtccagtaatattaccaatacctaatgtttgtccaaacccatgcagcgctctaagaaactccagcttctgcgattccccctgcagaccgctacggctgatacaaagacaaatgcgcaaaagatgctagtaagatacagagattggtcattggttaatattatataaatacgcaattaataatatgacaagtggcagtattgctacacgattaaataaacgacaaaaacaataataatgactgataagtcataacgcgtttttttctttgatggtgataacatgtacatgcagtacaccgataccgaaataagagaattaatgctattagcagaaaattattactggagacataattgttaggacaccctcggcagggaaacgcggacccaggaatgcggaacagagcgatctttattagatcgagcaggtaacaggctttcaatgggccaggcaagaagaatggtcggggacagaaggtagattcggtagccggggagatccagtccaacaggcaggcacaggacacggagacgaagggaaggggagacgagagatcctggggctggcagggaaggcaggacgggaggttcagggacgagggctgctCTGGGAAAGGAAGGCAGGCAAGGTAAGGAACGAGGGAATGACACTGGACAAGCAAGCGCTCGATATAGAAATGAAACATTGGCCATACTTCGCAACCCCCGTTGCGTGTGCTGTCCCTTTGTAGTCTCCAGTATGCAGGCTTAATTGATGACATCCGCCGGTGTACGTGACAATAGTTATGTTTCTTCCCGTTTGCAATCAAAGTGTGAGCTTCGGGCGTGACGTTAAGCGGAATCCCAGACCGATTGTATAAAAACGCAACAGGCTTCATTTGAGACTGTATAGGCTTCTGAATTTTTCGTATAGGCTTAATTTGAGTCTGTTTtcaaagtaaattaaaaaaatatagataactgatatgttatcagttaatttttcaaatattctcATTAAAGTGCTTCTGTTGAGAGGGCTTAAATTACGAAAATGTTAACAttgttcagttatttttatgtcCAGTGTTGTGGAGTAGCTAACTAAAATAATCGACGCTACTAACTTTACTTCTTTCAGTAGCTTATCGGTAGagcaaatacttttaaaacgctgtagcttttccagtaactatttttttccttttttttacaaatagcgATATAGCAGCGACATCGTCAAAAATATTACAGGTCGTCGATCGCagtcaaaaaatatattttcatttcaacattattttccgcgttttttaattcatttggtttttgaTGTAGTTAGCATCTCCCTAGCACGGCCACacaatagcaaagacataaacttaattttcagagaatCATCTCACCTGTTTACCTCAGCCGCCAGATCAAATtgttccgaccagtcagaccactcacgccccacaccattaaaagtttccggtataaatattgggtgagcaggggggccaccgggagattgagaaaacactctctagaCGTAACAGAacaatcagcgccctcataattaggagattgtacactatcctcggcctccgacatgttaaagctaattctaggtttctaaacgggaaaaccacaaaggaaagaaatgatcctACCGCTGCCACCAGTGCAACTAACCTAAactagcgtcagaggctgtgaaaggagaacagatcaccaccagactgcagctacaattacaaagatacttttattcagtacaattcatgcagcgacccattgggtcggatctggattcacaaagagttcggtcccgctttctccccatagcacaccacccctttttaagtgtgtgttaacccacgctaccacacagtaaatcccgcaccacacaacatccctatTAGGGCAtggcacaccaatagcactgcaatgcacagtaatccccacacttcgggcacaggcaagcgttacgggaccagaaccgcctactgtatatagtcctgtcccgaccctaagcggttacactgcgcatttaaaccacacgtaacacacatacaataaagacatagttaaaacagaacaccccctcccccccagggatcaggaccctcccccggggaaggaacaatcacaccggtccgtcacctagaacgtcccacggaaagggaatcccacccccccaccgccaatccgtccctatgagggtgccgctactcccatctatcaaccaccccgtctaagcagtggtcatagcctcctacccccactgtcctgactgtcctcgccctaccgcaccgggaactgtccctaccgcccactctctggcttcaccgccggccgccctaaacggcatacaagcggcacctccctcccggaccccacccgtacggtgcctaccagaccaaatctccctaacgcgcctcccactccctctcttaaccccagatccctcacaacccaggtgtagccacttaattaactattaccttccacgcccatccctcaccctccacatgcacacatatcatcattacacagtatttgagggatggagggatgagaagagtgggatagagggaaatataaggagaaggaggttcctcggagctc contains these protein-coding regions:
- the LOC125723401 gene encoding G-protein coupled receptor family C group 5 member B-like is translated as MAPSINLFTFLVLSLVGGSSSWDEASPCGSGSILTRPYTALCELDTVWCLVVVVAAAAAALASLILLLVVLCRLRKITEAEERSGVAPLLLLLAAIFGLCGLSLGYIAEQQESLCFARRVLRGVLLAICNTCLVFHGLRLRRLGQGAHSPSTGQLMGLAVALAVLDPEWILLATMSTCQPACEYQPLDFALATTYVLVLLLAALVGAACSLWRQQPRWRCRTAWLLITCLASVLLWVAWITFCLYGNAALGLSPTWDNRVQAVVLLAQAWLLILLHAAPEVHATLRPPSRMREANLEEGLSHL